From a region of the Geothrix sp. 21YS21S-2 genome:
- a CDS encoding multidrug efflux RND transporter permease subunit, which yields MSISAPFIRRPIATSLLTIAIALAGSLAFKFLPVSPLPQVEFPTIQVSAGLPGASPETMASSVATPLERQFGRIAGITEMTSNSSLGSTSITLQFDLNRNIDAAARDVQAAINAARGQLPANLPNNPRYRKVNPADAPVMLFALTSDIVPRQNMYDIASKVLQQRLSQVPGVGQVFVWGGALPAVRVEVDPDALHARGLGLEDVRRVLVAANVNQPKGSLTTEGTTSIINTTDQLLKAKDYGDLVIAFKGGTALRVADVAKVTDSVEDLRNDGLTNGKPSVSMAVFRQPGANIIDTVDAVRALEPQLKASLPPSVTFEEVLDATQTIRASVKDVERTLLISIGLVILVVFIFLRDWRSTLIPSVAVPVSLVGTFGVMYLLGYSVDNLSLMALTVATGFVVDDAIVVVENITRHLEGGLAPYEAAMEGAREIGFTVLSISISLCAVFIPILLMGGIVGRLFREFAVTLSVAILMSMVVSLTTTPMMCARLLRPASEAHHGRLFLASERWFKAVLGGYERSLSWVLRHKRLTFMTALGTAAATVLLYIFVPKGFFPQQDTGRIMGAIQADQSISFQAMKGRLREFVTIVKADPAVSAVSGSVGGGGTTNTGRVFVALKPMNERDVNADQIINRLRGKLSKVAGATLYLQPVQDIRIGGRGGNAQFQYTLQGDESRELFQWAPRVFEKMRGIKELADVNTDQQNQGLQASVVVDRPTAARLGVTPQMIDNTLYDAFGQRPVSTMYTDLIQYHVVLEVAPAYWQNPESLDKIYVHSTTGAMVPLSAFAKFSRETTLLAVAHQGQLPSVTITFNLAPGVAIGDAVTAIEKAQEQIRLPATIRGNFMGTAQAFKASLANEPILVLAAFLAVYLVLGILYESLIHPLTILSTLPSAGLGALVALLICGTELSFIAFIGIILLIGIVKKNAILMIDFAIEAERREGLTTEEAIFQACLLRFRPITMTTMAALLGGLPLALGRGAGAELRRPLGIAIVGGLIVSQVLTIYTTPVIYIYMARFSRWFVAAKDRFLGRLRGAPVLES from the coding sequence ATGAGCATTTCCGCCCCGTTCATCCGGCGGCCCATCGCCACCTCCCTCCTGACCATCGCCATCGCCCTGGCCGGGAGCCTGGCGTTCAAGTTCCTGCCGGTGTCCCCGCTGCCCCAGGTGGAGTTCCCCACCATCCAGGTGTCGGCGGGCCTGCCCGGCGCCAGCCCCGAGACCATGGCCTCCTCGGTGGCCACGCCCCTGGAGCGGCAGTTCGGGCGCATCGCGGGCATCACGGAGATGACCTCCAACAGCTCCCTGGGATCCACCAGCATCACCCTGCAGTTCGACCTGAACCGCAACATCGACGCGGCCGCGCGCGACGTGCAGGCCGCCATCAACGCCGCCCGGGGCCAGCTGCCCGCCAACCTCCCCAACAACCCCCGCTACCGCAAGGTCAACCCCGCGGACGCCCCGGTGATGCTCTTCGCGCTCACCTCGGACATCGTTCCGCGGCAGAACATGTACGACATCGCCTCCAAGGTCCTGCAGCAGCGCCTTTCCCAGGTGCCCGGGGTCGGCCAGGTCTTCGTGTGGGGCGGCGCCCTGCCCGCGGTGCGGGTGGAGGTGGATCCCGACGCCCTCCACGCCCGGGGCCTCGGCCTCGAGGACGTGCGCCGGGTCCTGGTGGCGGCCAACGTCAACCAGCCCAAGGGCTCGCTGACCACCGAAGGCACCACCAGCATCATCAACACCACCGACCAGCTGCTCAAGGCCAAGGACTACGGGGACCTGGTCATCGCCTTCAAGGGCGGCACCGCCCTGAGGGTGGCGGACGTGGCCAAGGTCACCGACTCCGTGGAGGACCTGCGCAACGACGGCCTCACCAACGGCAAGCCCTCGGTGAGCATGGCCGTCTTCCGGCAGCCCGGGGCCAACATCATCGACACCGTGGACGCGGTGCGGGCCCTGGAGCCCCAGCTCAAGGCCTCCCTCCCGCCCTCCGTGACCTTCGAAGAGGTGCTCGACGCCACCCAGACCATCCGGGCCTCGGTCAAGGACGTGGAACGGACCCTGCTGATTTCCATCGGGCTGGTGATCCTGGTGGTCTTCATCTTCCTGCGGGACTGGCGCTCGACGCTGATTCCCAGTGTCGCCGTGCCGGTGTCCCTGGTGGGCACCTTCGGCGTGATGTACCTGCTGGGCTACAGCGTGGACAACCTCTCCCTCATGGCGCTGACGGTCGCCACCGGCTTCGTGGTGGACGACGCCATCGTGGTCGTGGAGAACATCACCCGGCACCTGGAGGGGGGCCTGGCCCCCTACGAGGCGGCCATGGAGGGGGCGCGGGAGATCGGGTTCACCGTGCTCTCCATCAGCATCTCGCTTTGCGCCGTGTTCATCCCCATCCTCCTCATGGGCGGCATCGTGGGCCGGCTCTTCCGGGAGTTCGCCGTCACCCTGTCGGTGGCCATCCTCATGTCCATGGTCGTTTCGCTCACCACCACGCCCATGATGTGCGCCCGGCTCCTGCGGCCGGCCTCCGAGGCCCACCACGGCAGGCTCTTCCTGGCCTCCGAGCGGTGGTTCAAGGCGGTCCTGGGCGGCTACGAGCGCAGCCTCTCCTGGGTCCTGCGGCACAAGCGGCTGACCTTCATGACGGCCCTGGGCACCGCGGCCGCCACGGTCCTGCTCTACATCTTCGTGCCCAAGGGCTTCTTCCCCCAGCAGGACACGGGCCGGATCATGGGCGCCATCCAGGCCGACCAGTCCATCTCCTTCCAGGCCATGAAGGGCCGGCTGCGGGAGTTCGTCACCATCGTCAAGGCCGACCCGGCGGTGAGCGCGGTCTCGGGCTCCGTGGGCGGCGGCGGCACCACCAACACCGGCCGGGTCTTCGTGGCCCTCAAGCCCATGAACGAGCGGGACGTCAACGCCGACCAGATCATCAACCGCCTGCGTGGCAAGCTCTCCAAGGTCGCCGGAGCCACCCTCTACCTCCAGCCGGTGCAGGACATCCGCATCGGGGGCCGGGGCGGCAACGCCCAGTTCCAGTACACCCTGCAGGGGGACGAGTCCCGGGAGCTGTTCCAGTGGGCCCCCCGCGTCTTCGAGAAGATGCGGGGCATCAAGGAACTGGCCGACGTGAACACCGACCAGCAGAACCAGGGCCTCCAGGCCAGCGTGGTGGTGGACCGCCCCACCGCGGCGCGCCTGGGCGTGACGCCCCAGATGATCGACAACACGCTCTACGACGCCTTCGGGCAGCGGCCGGTCTCGACCATGTACACCGACCTCATCCAGTACCACGTGGTGCTGGAGGTGGCCCCCGCCTACTGGCAGAACCCCGAATCCCTGGACAAGATCTACGTGCACTCCACCACCGGGGCCATGGTGCCCCTTTCGGCCTTCGCGAAGTTCAGCCGGGAGACCACCCTGCTGGCGGTGGCCCACCAGGGCCAGCTGCCCTCGGTGACCATCACCTTCAACCTGGCCCCCGGGGTCGCCATCGGCGACGCGGTGACGGCCATCGAGAAGGCCCAGGAGCAGATCCGGCTCCCGGCCACCATCCGGGGCAATTTCATGGGCACGGCCCAGGCCTTCAAGGCCTCCCTGGCCAACGAGCCCATCCTGGTGCTGGCGGCCTTCCTGGCGGTGTACCTCGTGCTGGGCATCCTCTACGAGAGCCTGATCCACCCCCTGACCATCCTCTCCACGCTGCCGTCGGCGGGCCTGGGCGCCCTGGTGGCCCTGCTCATCTGCGGCACGGAACTGAGCTTCATCGCCTTCATCGGCATCATCCTGCTCATCGGCATCGTGAAGAAGAACGCCATCCTGATGATCGACTTCGCCATCGAGGCCGAGCGCCGGGAAGGCCTGACCACCGAGGAGGCCATCTTCCAGGCCTGCCTCCTGCGGTTCCGGCCCATCACCATGACCACCATGGCCGCCCTTCTGGGAGGCCTGCCCCTGGCCCTGGGCCGCGGCGCGGGCGCGGAGCTGCGCCGCCCCCTGGGCATCGCCATCGTGGGGGGCCTCATCGTCAGCCAGGTGCTGACCATCTACACGACGCCCGTGATCTACATCTACATGGCGCGGTTCAGCCGGTGGTTCGTGGCGGCCAAGGACCGGTTCCTGGGGCGCCTCCGGGGGGCTCCCGTCCTGGAAAGTTGA
- a CDS encoding diguanylate cyclase: MTGPSPEPNELYLSEQRFQAIYDSVNDGILIQDLESGATLDVNRRFGEFLGLSQQRLLGMELADTGLGIWPYTREVAIDWAMKAIEGEPQTFDWLCPHPSGQLVWLELNMRRTNIGGVDRLLVTAGNITARKRLEMEATARLKRAEAQNAVSLALAGVGPDYGTALKLIAQHMSSSVGDLCILDLVGEDGLLHTEVVSQPYIGGDAYLPLLRNLAPTATGVLGPGALLGAGQVAGTGQSLRLERATPEGIREHLPPAYHPYLDHFRVHSLLVAPMRTEGSTIGTITLAKGGSSRAYSMEDEATLQSLADRAALTITNARLYARNLEQAEALRRANQELERRVEERTAELEDANARLQEMAMQDGLTGLANRRRFDAVLESEVRRARRTGGWVALLLGDVDFFKKYNDHYGHMAGDECLKAVAKVMREVFRRADDLPARYGGEEFAVIISGSTPEQAAFSAQMFRKAVESLRIPHADSSVAEVVTISVGYAVAQVSAESSPAWFISRADEGLYISKANGRNRVSLAD; encoded by the coding sequence ATGACCGGGCCGTCCCCCGAGCCCAACGAGCTCTACCTGAGCGAGCAGCGCTTCCAGGCCATCTATGATTCCGTGAACGACGGGATCCTCATCCAGGACCTGGAAAGCGGCGCCACCCTGGACGTGAACCGCCGCTTCGGCGAGTTCCTGGGGCTCAGCCAGCAGCGGCTGCTGGGCATGGAGCTGGCCGACACCGGCCTGGGCATCTGGCCCTACACCCGGGAGGTGGCCATCGACTGGGCCATGAAGGCCATCGAAGGCGAGCCCCAGACCTTCGACTGGCTCTGCCCGCATCCCTCCGGGCAGCTGGTGTGGCTCGAGCTGAACATGCGCCGCACGAACATCGGCGGCGTGGACCGCCTCCTGGTGACCGCCGGCAACATCACCGCCCGCAAGCGCCTGGAGATGGAGGCCACCGCCCGGCTCAAGCGGGCCGAGGCCCAGAACGCGGTGTCCCTCGCCCTGGCCGGCGTGGGCCCGGACTACGGGACCGCCCTCAAGCTCATCGCCCAGCACATGTCCTCCTCCGTGGGAGACCTGTGCATCCTCGACCTGGTGGGGGAGGACGGCCTCCTGCACACGGAAGTGGTCAGCCAGCCCTACATCGGCGGGGACGCCTACCTCCCCCTTCTGCGCAACCTGGCCCCCACGGCCACGGGGGTGCTGGGCCCCGGCGCGCTGCTGGGGGCGGGCCAGGTGGCTGGAACGGGCCAGAGCCTGCGCCTGGAGCGCGCCACGCCCGAGGGCATCCGCGAGCACCTGCCCCCCGCCTACCACCCGTACCTCGACCACTTCCGCGTCCACAGCCTCCTGGTGGCGCCCATGCGCACCGAGGGCAGCACCATCGGCACCATCACCCTGGCCAAGGGGGGCTCCTCGCGGGCCTACTCCATGGAGGACGAGGCCACCCTCCAGAGCCTGGCGGACCGGGCCGCCCTCACCATCACCAACGCCCGCCTCTACGCCAGGAACCTGGAGCAGGCCGAGGCGCTGCGCAGGGCCAACCAGGAACTGGAGCGGCGCGTGGAGGAGCGCACCGCGGAGCTGGAGGACGCCAACGCGCGGCTCCAGGAGATGGCCATGCAGGACGGCCTCACGGGGCTCGCCAACCGCAGGCGCTTCGACGCGGTCCTGGAGAGCGAGGTCCGCCGCGCCCGGCGCACCGGGGGCTGGGTCGCGCTCCTCCTGGGGGACGTGGACTTCTTCAAGAAATACAACGACCACTATGGGCACATGGCCGGGGACGAATGCCTCAAGGCCGTGGCGAAGGTCATGCGCGAGGTGTTCCGGCGCGCCGACGACCTCCCGGCCCGGTATGGAGGGGAGGAGTTCGCCGTGATCATCTCGGGCTCGACCCCCGAACAGGCCGCGTTCTCCGCCCAGATGTTCCGCAAGGCGGTGGAGTCCCTGCGCATCCCCCACGCCGACTCCTCCGTGGCCGAGGTGGTGACGATCAGCGTGGGCTACGCCGTGGCCCAGGTGAGCGCCGAGTCGAGCCCCGCCTGGTTCATCTCCAGGGCGGACGAGGGGCTCTACATCAGCAAGGCCAACGGCCGGAACCGGGTCAGCCTGGCGGACTAG